A region from the Takifugu rubripes chromosome 22, fTakRub1.2, whole genome shotgun sequence genome encodes:
- the mrpl37 gene encoding large ribosomal subunit protein mL37 isoform X2, producing MLVFPLANPVKKVVVSNILPFLKNELLLRELSRHGRMVLDRRETGVRQALWLTKSKLISGLPPQLLSLANGCTNQILDQHERVQNAIKHARFWDTTEERPGKKKYSNKLLYNLLHLCATLQSHHPGLGRRIFAEKYSLAATWSRGQDLFQIRGQNCILHNCMDPLPELSGNQEVADTENYVLETFYPVSPTIDLQKVQVYQEEMYSTGFAVDYVYPHPHTLYFLEGVDDDCKLQPEQFRAKMLMFTFGNALACAHKLYGTQSQQILDRPIIVQAVGTNGRIFQFLVFQLNTTKLAEDDGIKNQVWLEEDIQLYDFAKVRPLIKKKEIMVPAGLSGYKPETFNKFLAFYIHGAV from the exons ATGCTAGTGTTTCCTCTGGCCAACCCCGTTAAGAAGGTGGTGGTTTCGAACATCCTTCCGTTCCTCAAGAACGAGTTACTGCTGCGGGAGCTCAGCCGACATGGACGCATGGTGTTAGACCGTCGTGAGACAG GTGTGCGCCAGGCTCTTTGGTTGACTAAAAGTAAACTGATCTCTGGACTACCACCTCAGTTGCTTTCCCTGGCAAACGGTTGTACTAATCAGATTCTGGATCAACATGAACGGGTACAAAATGCCATCAAACATGCTCGTTTCTGGGACACCACAGAGGAACGGCCAGGCAAAAAGAAATACAg CAACAAGCTTCTCTACAATCTGCTCCATTTGTGTGCAACGCTACAATCTCATCATCCAGGGTTGGGAAGGAGGATTTTTGCTGAGAAGTACTCTCTAGCAGCTACATGGAGCAGAG GTCAAGATTTGTTCCAGATTAGAGGTCAAAATTGCATCCTACATAACTGCATGGATCCTCTCCCAGAGCTTTCTGGAAATCAGGAAGTAGCTGACACAGAGAATTATGTGCTTGAGACCTTCTACCCTGTTTCTCCGACTATTGATCTGCAGAAAGTGCAAGTATACCAAGAAGAGATGTATTCTACAG GTTTCGCAGTGGACTACGTATACCCTCATCCCCATACATTGTATTTCCTGGAGGGAGTCGATGATGACTGTAAGCTGCAACCAGAGCAGTTCAGAGCCAAGATGCTCATGTTCACATTTGGAAATGCCTTGGCATGTGCACATAAGCTTTACGGG ACCCAATCACAGCAGATCTTGGATCGGCCAATTATAGTTCAGGCAGTTGGGACAAATGGCAGAATTTTTCAGTTCCTGGTTTTCCAGCTCAACACAACCAAGCTTGCTGAAGATGATGGCATCAAGAACCAG GTGTGGCTGGAAGAAGATATTCAGCTCTATGACTTTGCAAAAGTGCGACCCCTcatcaaaaaaaaggaaatcatg GTTCCAGCTGGTCTATCAGGATACAAACCAGAAACATTCAACAAGTTCCTGGCCTTCTATATACATGGAGCTGTGTAG
- the mrpl37 gene encoding large ribosomal subunit protein mL37 isoform X1, with product MAAPLLSLKMSAAAVKGFYPHGAPCNLLPRRCFGVSGRMSAKSAHERPKPRERVEIPGLEMITYDKRMHYVPGLAKPVYKRWERDYKDPRFYVSPPVREMPLYKEKPCYIFNQRTSALEGVRQALWLTKSKLISGLPPQLLSLANGCTNQILDQHERVQNAIKHARFWDTTEERPGKKKYSNKLLYNLLHLCATLQSHHPGLGRRIFAEKYSLAATWSRGQDLFQIRGQNCILHNCMDPLPELSGNQEVADTENYVLETFYPVSPTIDLQKVQVYQEEMYSTGFAVDYVYPHPHTLYFLEGVDDDCKLQPEQFRAKMLMFTFGNALACAHKLYGTQSQQILDRPIIVQAVGTNGRIFQFLVFQLNTTKLAEDDGIKNQVWLEEDIQLYDFAKVRPLIKKKEIMVPAGLSGYKPETFNKFLAFYIHGAV from the exons ATGGCAGCACCACTGCTGTCCCTTAAGATGTCTGCGGCGGCTGTCAAAGGCTTTTACCCACATGGAGCCCCCTGCAATCTGCTGCCTCGGAGATGCTTCGGGGTCAGTGGTAGGATGTCAGCTAAGAGTGCCCACGAACGACCAAAACCTCGGGAAAGAGTGGAGATCCCCGGCCTCGAGATGATTACCTACGATAAAAGGATGCACTATGTGCCCGGACTCGCAAAGCCGGTTTATAAACGTTGGGAAAGGGACTATAAGGACCCGAGATTTTACGTGTCCCCTCCGGTTCGTGAGATGCCGCTTTACAAAGAAAAACCATGTTATATTTTTAACCAGAGAACAAGCGCACTGGAAG GTGTGCGCCAGGCTCTTTGGTTGACTAAAAGTAAACTGATCTCTGGACTACCACCTCAGTTGCTTTCCCTGGCAAACGGTTGTACTAATCAGATTCTGGATCAACATGAACGGGTACAAAATGCCATCAAACATGCTCGTTTCTGGGACACCACAGAGGAACGGCCAGGCAAAAAGAAATACAg CAACAAGCTTCTCTACAATCTGCTCCATTTGTGTGCAACGCTACAATCTCATCATCCAGGGTTGGGAAGGAGGATTTTTGCTGAGAAGTACTCTCTAGCAGCTACATGGAGCAGAG GTCAAGATTTGTTCCAGATTAGAGGTCAAAATTGCATCCTACATAACTGCATGGATCCTCTCCCAGAGCTTTCTGGAAATCAGGAAGTAGCTGACACAGAGAATTATGTGCTTGAGACCTTCTACCCTGTTTCTCCGACTATTGATCTGCAGAAAGTGCAAGTATACCAAGAAGAGATGTATTCTACAG GTTTCGCAGTGGACTACGTATACCCTCATCCCCATACATTGTATTTCCTGGAGGGAGTCGATGATGACTGTAAGCTGCAACCAGAGCAGTTCAGAGCCAAGATGCTCATGTTCACATTTGGAAATGCCTTGGCATGTGCACATAAGCTTTACGGG ACCCAATCACAGCAGATCTTGGATCGGCCAATTATAGTTCAGGCAGTTGGGACAAATGGCAGAATTTTTCAGTTCCTGGTTTTCCAGCTCAACACAACCAAGCTTGCTGAAGATGATGGCATCAAGAACCAG GTGTGGCTGGAAGAAGATATTCAGCTCTATGACTTTGCAAAAGTGCGACCCCTcatcaaaaaaaaggaaatcatg GTTCCAGCTGGTCTATCAGGATACAAACCAGAAACATTCAACAAGTTCCTGGCCTTCTATATACATGGAGCTGTGTAG